The Palaemon carinicauda isolate YSFRI2023 chromosome 37, ASM3689809v2, whole genome shotgun sequence genome contains a region encoding:
- the LOC137629189 gene encoding uncharacterized protein codes for MKVKSKNPPATTQGLPTKHPPVTTPATAPASAPTTVPAPVPGTVPAPVPVPATYSVPVLATIPVPVPATVPALVPATDPAPVPAIDPAPVPARSSSCSCHPEETSPALQTTLVDPSQQPKFKLPATGEAPLYAAVAAIAASNTSLKVTAKPNLPGDIITPMDQASVNLLQGGSLPDLPGSCKETEKGSSLQVLSKDATQIPDQLQKHRHS; via the exons ATGAAGGTTAAGTCCAAGAACCCACCTGCCACCACCCAAGGTCTGCCTACCAAGCACCCTCCAGTAACCACTCCTGCCACTGCTCCTGCTTCTGCTCCTACAACTGTTCCTGCTCCTGTCCCTGGCACTGTTCCTGCTCCTGTTCCAGTTCCTGCCACCTATTCAGTTCCTGTGCTTGCCACTATTCCAGTTCCTGTTCCTGCCACTGTTCCAGCTCTCGTCCCTGCCACTGATCCAGCTCCTGTTCCTGCCATTGATCCAGCTCCTGTTCCTGCCAGATCCAGTTCCTGTTCCTGCCAC CCTGAAGAGACCAGTCCAGCTTTACAAACCACCTTGGTGGATCCCAGTCAACAGCCAAAGTTCAAGCTTCCTGCCACCGGAGAAGCCCCTCTATATGCAGCAGTAGCAGCTATCGCTGCTTCTAACACATCACTGAAGGTCACAGCCAAACCCAACCTCCCAGGTGACATTATCACCCCAATGGACCAAGCAAGTGTCAACCTTCTACAAGGTGGAAGCCTCCCCGACCTTCCTGGATCCTGCAAAGAAACTGAGAAAGGCAGTAGTCTGCAAGTACTCAGTAAAGATGCCACTCAAATTCCTGACCAGTTGCAGAAACATCGCCACAGCTGA